The following proteins are encoded in a genomic region of Rattus rattus isolate New Zealand chromosome 2, Rrattus_CSIRO_v1, whole genome shotgun sequence:
- the LOC116894150 gene encoding LOW QUALITY PROTEIN: olfactory receptor 2AG1-like (The sequence of the model RefSeq protein was modified relative to this genomic sequence to represent the inferred CDS: inserted 1 base in 1 codon), with protein MELWNSTLGSGFILVGILDDSGSPELLCATFTALYMLAMISNGLLLLVITMDPRLHVPMYLLLWQLSLMDLLLTSVITPKAVIDFLLKDNTISFGGCALQMFLELTLGGAEDLLLAFMAYDRYVAICHPLNYMIFMKPRICWLGVFISWALASLSAVGYTIYTMQYPFCKSRKIKHLFCEIPPLLKLACADTSTYELMVYVMGVIFLLLPLAAILSSYTLILLTVLHMNSHEGRKKALVTCSSHLTVVGMWYGGAXFMYVLPSSFHTPKQDNIFSVFYTIVTPALNPLIYSLRNREVTGALKRVLGGCLLPEHCTF; from the exons ATGGAGCTTTGGAATTCTACCCTGGGAAGTGGCTTCATCTTGGTTGGGATTCTGGATGACAGTGGCTCCCCTGAACTGCTCTGTGCCACATTCACAGCCCTGTACATGTTGGCTATGATCAGCAATGGCCTACTCCTCCTGGTCATCACCATGGATCCCCGGCTCCATGTGCCCATGTATCTTCTGCTCTGGCAGCTCTCTCTTATGGATCTCCTCCTCACATCAGTTATCACTCCCAAGGCAGTTATTGATTTCCTGCTTAAAGACAACACCATCTCATTTGGAGGCTGTGCCCTTCAGATGTTCCTGGAACTGACACTGGGTGGTGCAGAagaccttcttctggccttcatggcctATGATAGGTATGTGGCCATTTGTCACCCTCTGAACTACATGATCTTCATGAAGCCTAGGATCTGCTGGCTTGGGGTGTTCATATCATGGGCCTTGGCATCTCTGAGTGCAGTAGGATATACCATCTACACCATGCAATACCCTTTCTGCAAATCGAGGAAGATCAAACACCTGTTCTGTGAGATCCCTCCATTGCTGAAGCTGGCCTGTGCAGACACCTCCACATATGAGCTCATGGTTTATGTGATGGGTGTGATCTTCCTACTTCTCCCTCTTGCTGCCATTCTTTCTTCTTATACACTAATTCTTCTCACTGTGCTCCACATGAATTCacatgaaggcagaaagaaagctCTTGTCACTTGCTCCTCACACCTAACTGTGGTTGGAATGTGGTATGGGGGAG TTTTCATGTATGTCCTACCCAGTTCCTTTCACACCCCTAAACAAGACAATATCTTCTCTGTTTTCTATACAATTGTCACCCCAGCTCTGAATCCcctcatctacagcctgaggaataGGGAGGTGACTGGGGCTTTGAAGAGAGTCCTGGGAGGATGCCTATTGCCAGAACACTGTACATTCTAA
- the LOC116894151 gene encoding olfactory receptor 2AG1-like, whose amino-acid sequence MEWWNSTLGGSFILVGILDDSGSPELLCAVITALYMLALASNGLLLLVINMDGQLHIPMYHLLGQLSLIDFFLTSIIIPKAIMDFLLKDNTISLKGCALQMFLALTLGGAEDLLLAFMAYDRYVAICHPLNYMVFMRPSICWLGVATSWILGFLSALGHTIHTMQYPFCKSRKIRHLYCEIPPLLKLACADTSKYELMVYMMGVAFLIPSLTAILTSYILILFTVLNKPSNEGRKKALVTCSSHLTVVGLYYGALTVMYVLPSFYLSPKQENILSVFYTVVTPALNPLIYSLRNKEVTGALRRVLGKWFLPTRSTF is encoded by the coding sequence atgGAGTGGTGGAACTCCACCTTGGGAGGTTCTTTCATCTTGGTCGGGATTCTGGATGATAGTGGCTCTCCTGAACTGCTCTGTGCTGTAATCACAGCCCTGTACATGTTGGCTTTGGCCAGCAATGGGCTGCTGCTCCTGGTCATCAACATGGATGGACAGCTCCACATACCCATGTACCATCTACTTGGGCAGCTCTCACTCATAGACTTCTTTCTCACATCTATTATTATTCCCAAGGCAATCATGGATTTTCTGCTCAAAGACAACACCATCTCATTAAAGGGTTGTGCCTTGCAGATGTTCCTGGCACTGACACTTGGTGGTGCAGAAGACctccttctggccttcatggcctATGACAGATATGTGGCCATTTGTCATCCTCTGAACTATATGGTTTTCATGAGGCCAAGCATCTGCTGGCTTGGAGTAGCCACATCATGGATCCTAGGATTCCTGAGTGCTCTAGGACATACCATCCACACAATGCAATATCCCTTCTGCAAATCCCGGAAGATCAGACATCTATATTGTGAGATCCCTCCATTGCTGAAGCTGGCTTGTGCAGACACCTCCAAATATGAACTCATGGTTTATATGATGGGTGTAGCCTTCCTAATTCCCTCACTTACTGCAATCCTGACTTCCTACATATTAATTCTTTTCACAGTGCTCAATAAGCCttcaaatgaaggaaggaagaaagccctTGTCACCTGTTCTTCCCACTTAACAGTAGTTGGTCTGTACTATGGGGCTCTCACAGTTATGTATGTCCTACCCAGTTTCTATCTTAGTCCCAAACAAGAGAACATCCTCTCTGTTTTCTACACTGTCGTGACCCCAGCTCTAAACCCACTCATTTACAGTCTGCGGAATAAGGAAGTCACTGGGGCCTTGAGGAGGGTCTTGGGTAAGTGGTTTCTGCCTACACGGTCTACATTTTAG